In one window of Macadamia integrifolia cultivar HAES 741 chromosome 2, SCU_Mint_v3, whole genome shotgun sequence DNA:
- the LOC122063801 gene encoding probable indole-3-pyruvate monooxygenase YUCCA10 produces MEGLREVEEMVVIVGAGPSGLAVSACLNVLSIPNIVLEREDCCASLWKKHSYDRLKLHLAKEFCQLPHMPFPSKAPTYVSKKGFINYLDNYVSHFNINPMYCRSVESATYDGVTGKWRVTAKNSVSGEFEVYVGKFLVVATGENSGGFIPNVNGLESFGGDILHSSEYRNGKNYCDKEVLVVGSGNSGMEIAYDLSNWGAKTSIVVRSPVHVFTKEMVRVGMVLLKSRIPLSIVDSIMVTLSKLKYGKSSKNPIKRPKQGPFYRKATIGRTPTIDVGAMKRIKKGEIKVFPAISTIKGNEVTFVNDDSQEFDAIVFATGYRSTTRDWLKGGDDLFNEHGMPKLSFPNHWKGQCGLYNVGFARKGLDGISTDAKNIAKNINMVLRY; encoded by the exons ATGGAAGGCTTGAGAGAAGTGGAAGAAATGGTTGTAATAGTAGGAGCAGGGCCTTCAGGATTAGCCGTCTCTGCATGCCTAAACGTCCTTTCAATCCCCAACATAGTCCTTGAGAGGGAAGATTGTTGTGCCTCCTTATGGAAGAAACACTCTTATGATCGTCTAAAGCTTCATTTAGCAAAGGAATTCTGTCAACTCCCTCATATGCCATTTCCTTCTAAGGCACCAACCTATGTCTCAAAGAAAGGTTTCATTAACTACTTGGATAATTATGTTTCTCATTTTAACATAAACCCAATGTATTGTCGTTCAGTTGAGTCGGCGACGTACGACGGAGTCACCGGAAAATGGCGAGTCACGGCCAAAAATAGTGTCTCCGGTGAGTTTGAGGTATATGTTGGTAAGTTTTTAGTTGTGGCAACTGGTGAGAACAGTGGAGGCTTTATTCCTAATGTTAATGGGTTGGAGAGCTTTGGAGGTGATATTCTACACTCTAGTGAATATAGGAATGGAAAGAATTATTGTGATAAGGAGGTTTTGGTTGTTGGGTCTGGCAACTCTGGCATGGAGATAGCTTATGATCTGTCAAACTGGGGAGCAAAGACCTCTATTGTTGTTCGTAGCCCg GTTCATGTTTTCACAAAAGAGATGGTGCGAGTAGGCATGGTTCTATTGAAATCCCGCATTCCATTGTCTATAGTGGATTCTATAATGGTGACGCTTAGCAAGTTAAAGTATGGAAAATCTTCTAAGAATCCAATTAAAAGACCAAAGCAGGGACCATTTTATCGCAAGGCAACGATCGGTCGAACTCCAACTATAGATGTTGGGGCTATGAAGAGGATTAAGAAGGGAGAGATCAAA GTTTTCCCTGCGATATCAACTATAAAAGGGAATGAAGTAACATTTGTTAATGACGATTCACAAGAGTTTGATGCTATAGTCTTTGCCACAGGCTATAGAAGCACCACCCGTGATTGGCTTAAG GGTGGTGATGACCTTTTTAATGAGCATGGAATGCCTAAATTGAGTTTCCCAAATCATTGGAAAGGACAATGTGGTCTCTATAATGTGGGATTTGCAAGGAAAGGGTTGGATGGAATCTCAACTGATGCAAAGAATATAGCTAAGAATATTAATATGGTTCTAAGGTACTGA